In Oreochromis niloticus isolate F11D_XX linkage group LG5, O_niloticus_UMD_NMBU, whole genome shotgun sequence, a single window of DNA contains:
- the LOC109202263 gene encoding piggyBac transposable element-derived protein 3-like — MMIEYFGRHGCKQFIRGKPIRFGYKIWSLASSSGFVHQMEPYVGSHTHLVETGLGQGPSVVLGLAEKAEVPPGVKFYHDNLFTTLSLVDEMTLRGYGSCGTMRQTQLHNVPFTAPQTFKKTPRGDAEYLVEAEKLIVRWNDNSVVTVVSNMEREFTETEAKRWNKQKRTMDKVRQPKCIQDYNTHMGGVDLHDQFVSRYRVNIRSKKWWWPCFSWALNSAMVNSWCYYRSWKSGEKDLLSFQRLVAQTLLLRHGTKPSRQGRRSSMAVAITDATRFDNLNHWPCNTGSRYKRCKNCGGRTSFACGKCDVPLHVECFKKYHTE; from the exons ATGATGATTGAGTATTTTGGAAGGCATGGGTGCAAACAGTTTATTAGAGGGAAGCCTATTCGTTTTGGGTATAAAATATGGAGCTTAGCATCCTCCTCCGGGTTTGTCCATCAGATGGAGCCATATGTAGGAAGCCACACACATCTGGTGGAAACTGGACTTGGTCAGGGTCCAAGTGTGGTTCTTGGCCTGGCAGAGAAAGCTGAAGTGCCACCTGGAGTCAAGTTTTACCACGACAACCTCTTCACAACCCTGTCCCTGGTGGATGAGATGACCCTGAGAGGCTATGGCAGCTGTGGCACGATGCGACAAACTCAGCTCCATAACGTTCCCTTCACAGCACCCCAGACCTTCAAGAAGACACCCAGAGGAGATGCTGAGTATCTGGTTGAGGCAGAGAAGCTGATTGTAAGGTGGAATGACAACAGCGTGGTCACCGTGGTGTCGAACATGGAGAGGGAGTTCACCGAAACTGAGGCGAAGAGATGGAATAAACAGAAGCGGACTATGGACAAGGTCAGACAGCCCAAGTGTATCCAGGACTACAACACACACATGGGAGGAGTGGACCTGCATGACCAGTTTGTCAGCCGCTACAGAGTCAACATCCGGTCCAAGAAGTGGTGGTGGCCATGCTTCAGCTGGGCCCTGAACAGTGCCATGGTGAACAGCTGGTGCTATTACAG GTCCTGGAAAAGCGGGGAGAAGGATCTCCTCTCCTTCCAGAGGCTGGTAGCCCAGACCCTCCTCCTGCGCCATGGAACAAAGCCAAGTAGGCAGGGCAGAAGATCTTCAATGGCGGTGGCGATAACTGATGCCACCAGGTTTGATAATTTGAACCACTGGCCCTGCAACACTGGTAGCAGGTACAAGCGATGCAAGAACTGCGGCGGACGCACATCATTTGCGTGTGGAAAGTGTGATGTGCCACTACATGTGGAGTGCTTCAAGAAGTACCACACTGAGTAG